Proteins co-encoded in one Terriglobia bacterium genomic window:
- a CDS encoding HAMP domain-containing protein yields MSLKTKLLLLVTISITASVGAVAWLIEERAHEAFRQVEQERTSALVNQFRREFEHAGDEITHGVDSIAGSDAMQRTLTELANGGEYANYVNEAASNAAVQRLDFLDLIAPDGAIISSAHWPARFGYKQRWFLDLPSPLPRQAFLKHVETPQGSVLAMLCFRVVPVHGLNYYLIGGRKLDTVVQSLSPPEGLRVAIFSVPEQGSGEIIGPGKETFNATRIMALIQKVLDKHAEDSVTVDLGQAQGNEEIVHAIPLPGYTDRVPAVLLVGNSLEQELLLEKRIRNISLIIAGVGVFIGVVVSGIVTARFSRPIKTLAQAATEIGHGNWDVRVETSGKDEIGKLAVAFNQMTQELMGQRERLVQSERVAAWRELARRLAHELKNPLFPLQITVENLLRARQNTPQEFDEVFQESTATLLAEIANLKTIIGRFSDFSKMPAPQLQAVDLNELIRSIAQLFQGQLNRDPGRIQPQLQLGDVPRVSADPVLLRRVIENLVLNAIDAMPQGGTLIFRTMTNSDDRFAIFELADTGAGLTAEECERLFTPYYTTKQHGTGLGLAIAQSVISDHHGRITVSSKKEQGTTFHVELPVWAGAGGGRNVSAS; encoded by the coding sequence TTGTCCTTAAAGACCAAGCTGCTTCTTCTGGTGACGATCAGCATTACCGCCAGCGTAGGCGCGGTGGCGTGGCTGATTGAAGAGCGCGCGCACGAAGCTTTCCGCCAGGTGGAGCAGGAGCGCACGTCGGCTCTGGTGAACCAGTTCCGACGCGAATTTGAGCATGCGGGCGACGAGATAACGCACGGCGTGGATTCAATTGCGGGTTCTGACGCGATGCAGCGCACGTTGACAGAGCTGGCCAACGGCGGAGAATACGCAAACTACGTGAATGAAGCTGCGTCTAACGCGGCGGTGCAGCGGCTGGATTTTCTTGACCTGATCGCGCCCGACGGCGCGATTATTTCTTCAGCGCACTGGCCCGCGCGCTTTGGATACAAGCAGCGCTGGTTTCTCGATCTTCCCTCGCCCTTGCCGCGCCAGGCTTTTCTAAAACATGTTGAAACTCCGCAAGGCAGCGTGCTGGCCATGCTCTGCTTTCGCGTTGTGCCGGTCCACGGCTTGAACTATTACCTGATCGGCGGGCGCAAGCTCGATACGGTTGTGCAATCACTCTCTCCGCCGGAAGGTTTGCGCGTGGCCATCTTCAGCGTGCCGGAGCAGGGATCGGGAGAAATAATTGGTCCGGGCAAAGAGACTTTTAATGCAACCAGGATAATGGCGCTCATCCAGAAAGTTCTGGACAAACATGCTGAGGACTCTGTCACCGTCGATCTGGGGCAGGCTCAGGGGAATGAGGAGATTGTGCATGCGATTCCCCTTCCCGGCTATACCGATCGCGTTCCGGCTGTGCTGCTCGTCGGCAACTCGCTGGAGCAGGAGCTACTACTGGAAAAGCGCATTCGCAACATCAGCCTGATCATTGCCGGAGTGGGCGTTTTTATCGGGGTGGTCGTCAGCGGGATTGTGACGGCGCGATTCAGCCGGCCTATCAAGACGCTGGCGCAGGCGGCAACGGAAATCGGCCATGGCAATTGGGACGTGCGCGTGGAAACCTCCGGGAAGGATGAGATCGGCAAGCTTGCCGTGGCGTTCAACCAAATGACGCAAGAACTGATGGGACAGCGCGAGCGCCTGGTGCAGAGTGAACGCGTTGCGGCATGGCGTGAGCTGGCACGACGACTGGCCCATGAGCTGAAGAACCCGCTCTTCCCTTTGCAGATTACGGTGGAGAACCTGCTGCGCGCGCGGCAAAACACTCCGCAGGAGTTTGATGAAGTATTTCAGGAAAGCACCGCGACCCTGCTGGCGGAAATCGCCAACCTGAAAACCATCATCGGGCGCTTCAGCGATTTTTCCAAGATGCCCGCGCCGCAGTTGCAGGCGGTCGACTTGAATGAATTAATCCGCAGCATAGCGCAACTGTTTCAGGGCCAGCTCAATCGCGATCCTGGGCGCATTCAACCGCAATTGCAACTGGGCGACGTGCCGCGGGTAAGCGCCGATCCGGTATTGCTTCGTCGAGTGATAGAAAATCTTGTGCTGAACGCGATTGACGCCATGCCGCAAGGCGGCACATTAATTTTCCGCACGATGACCAACTCTGACGATCGGTTTGCGATTTTTGAACTGGCCGATACCGGCGCGGGATTGACGGCAGAAGAGTGCGAACGCCTGTTCACTCCTTATTACACAACCAAGCAGCATGGCACGGGCCTGGGATTGGCGATTGCGCAATCGGTCATCAGCGATCATCACGGGCGAATCACGGTAAGCAGCAAAAAGGAACAGGGGACGACGTTTCATGTGGAGCTGCCGGTGTGGGCAGGTGCGGGCGGCGGCAGGAATGTGAGTGCTTCATGA
- a CDS encoding GIY-YIG nuclease family protein yields the protein MSPTAPKSIRRFQRCYFVYILASLTGTLYVGLTDHMRKHMIQHKSGTFDGFTKKYGIDRLMYFETYTESKIAADREQQMKKYGREKKIALFSGSNPDWKDLTSELFQSIGISRYARDFRKKTIGDHEIPKDHES from the coding sequence GTGAGCCCGACAGCGCCAAAGTCTATACGAAGGTTCCAGCGGTGCTACTTTGTCTATATTCTGGCGAGCCTCACTGGGACACTGTATGTTGGTCTTACCGATCACATGAGGAAGCATATGATTCAGCATAAGTCCGGGACATTTGATGGCTTTACCAAGAAATATGGAATCGACCGACTTATGTACTTTGAAACTTATACCGAGTCAAAGATTGCTGCCGATCGTGAACAGCAGATGAAGAAGTATGGACGGGAGAAGAAGATTGCTCTTTTTTCTGGGAGTAATCCCGACTGGAAGGATTTAACCTCGGAGCTGTTTCAAAGTATAGGGATCTCTCGCTACGCTCGAGATTTCAGAAAAAAGACCATCGGCGATCACGAAATACCCAAGGACCATGAGAGCTAA